The sequence TCCACAGGTGCTCGTCATCGCATTCCACAGAGCTTCCGTCGGAGAGCACCATCCGCCACACGTCGCGCTCGCCCTGTGGAAAGACTCCGTCGACCACGGCGATGCCGCCATCGGGCACGACGACCTCGTGGCCCACCCGCATATCGCCCATGCGCCGGAACCCCGCGGGGGTCAGCACCAGCGCGTCCAGCGGCTGGGCCTTCCCCGAGCCGACCTCGCCCTGGAGCAGGCGGTGCATCGGGTGGGGCGTGGCGAGGTCGTCGAAGATCTCGCGGGAGACCTTCCGCTGGCCCTCGGTGAGGGTGAAGGGAAGGCGGTCGTCGAAGGCCGCGAGGAGGCCGTTGGGGCCGGGGACGCGGGGCACGGCGGGCAGGTGGGTCTCGGCGTGCCGGCGGCGGGCCAGGGCGACCTGGAGGACGAAGGCCTCGTCCCACTTCAGGCGGGCGCGGGCGTCGGCGATGTCGGCCTTGGTGTGCGGCCGGTGGATCTTGAGCAGGGCCTCCGGGAGCGGGAGCAGGCCGCGGCCGGCGCGCAACGACTCCGGGAGCGGGTCCAAAGCCTCCCGGGCGCTGGGCAGCACCGTCTGGACCGCCTTGCCGATCTTCCAGGACTCCAGTTTGGCGGTCGCGGGATAGAGCGGGATCAGGGCTCCGGCCCAGGACTCCACGGCCTCCTCGCCCTCGCCGTCGCCCCGCAGCAACTCGTAGGCCGGGTGGGCGAGCTGGAGGCGGCGGTTGAAGACGGACACCTTTCCGGCGAACATCGCGCGGGTGCCCGGCAGCAGGTCCTTGTGGGGTTTGTGCACGCCGGCGCCGAAGAAGACGAGCTGGAGCCGGCCGCTGCCGTCCGTGATCGTGACCTCCAGGCGCTGGCCCTTGCCGCGGGGGGCCCTGGCCGAGGCGAAGGTGTGCAGCCGGGCGTCGGCGACCTGGGCGACCACCGTGACGTGCTCGTCCATGGGGAGGTCGGCGAGGTGGGTGAGCTGGCCGCGCTCCTCGTATCTGCGCGGGTAGTGGTGCAGCAGGTCGCCGACGGTGTGCAGGCCGAGATGCTCGGCCATCACCTTCGCGGTGGCGGGGCCGAGCACCTTCTTGAGCGGTTCTTGCAGTGCGGGCACGCATCAATTGCACACCACGGCACTGACAATGCCGTCGACCACGCCCCGCGCCGCCCGGCCCGGATGCCGTAAACATCAGGGAAACTCCTGGTCAGGCGCGCCGATCGGACCCTAGGATGGCGCGCTCCGGCCATCCTTCGCGGTCACCGCCCCACCGGGACCGCCCGACCCCGCGCCGCACGCACGCCTCCCGCGGCGCAGTGACGATGGACTCCCACACCTCACAGGCACCGCCCCAGGCCCCCCACCGACCCCACGCGCCCCGCGGCCGACGGCTGCCGGCGCGGGACGCGCGCACCGTGACCGCGCCCACCGACCACCGGTCCGCCCGGCACCGGCGGGCCCGCGCGGCGGCCGGGGCACGCTCCGACGGCCCGCGGGCGGGCATCCTGGGTTCACCGCGCGGCGGCGGCACGCGCGCGCGTCCGGTGCCGGACCGGCCCGGTCCGCCGGTGCGGCGCCTCGTCCCGCCCGGCGGCCCGGAGCGGCCGGCGCCGGGACCGAAGCGCCGTACGGGCCCGCGCGGCGCCCGCCGCGGCCGGCCGGCCCGGCGCTGCCCGGCCGGGCGTTCATCGGGCCGCTCGCACGGGCGGGCCTCGGGGAGGGGGACGGACGATGAGTGGGATCACGGACATCGACGCGCTGCGTCAGGCGCTGGCGGAGAACTCCGAGGAGCCGGAGGGACCGGCCCGCAACGCGCGCGCGGAGGAGCTGCTCGCCGAGGCGGAGCGGCTGGACGTCCCGCTCGCCGTGATCGAGGCGCTCGGACACCAGCTGAGGGTCTACCACCACAGCTCCGAGAAGGACAAGATGTTCGTCCCGTTCGCGCGGCTGCTGCGCATGTGGGACGAACGGCCCGAGGACTTCGACGAGTACGAGACGCACTCGCTGCACTGGGTCTTCAAGTGGATGTCGGCGGGCATGCTGGACCAGCCGCACATCCCGCTGGACTCGATCGAGAAGTGGCTCGGCGAGATGGAGCGCCGCTACCGGCTCGCCGGGCACTCCGAACGGGCCGTGCGCGGCGCCGAGTTCAGCGTGGCCGCACACATCGGAGACCTCCCGCGCGCGCGGCGGGCGTACGCCGCGTGGCTGGCCGCCGACCGGGACGCGATGGCCGACTGCCCCGCCTGCGAGCTGCGCCGGCAGGGTGGCTGGCAGGTGCGGTGCGGCCGGGACGCGGAGGCGCTGCGGCTGTGGCGGCCGGTGCTGGAGGGCGAGTTCGCCTGCGCGCACGAACCGCACTCCGTGCTGGCGTCCTCGCTGGCCCCGCTGCTGCGCCTCGGCCGGCTGGAGGAGGCCCGCGCGCACCATCTGCGGGGCTTCCGGCTGGTGCGGCCGATGGAGAGCATGCGGGCCGCGTACGCCGACCACGTGGAGTTCTGCGCGCTGACCGGGAACGAGGCGCGCGGCCTGGAACTGCTGGCCGAGCGGCCGGCGTACTTCACCGACACCGGGCATCCGCGCAGCGGGCTCGACTTCCTGGCCGTGGTGGCGCTGCTGATGGACCGGCTGGCCGAGCGCGGGCTCGGCGGGCAGCGGGTGCCGGGCCCGGCCGGGCGGACCTGGACGGCGCGGGAGCTGGCCGCGCACGCGCGCGGGGCGGCGACGGAACTCGCCGCGCGGTTCGACCACCGCAACGGCACGTCCGCCGTCGGCGACCGGGTCCGGGCGCGGATGGACCAGCGGCCGCTGGTGGAGCGGCTGCCGCTGGGCATACGGGCGGTACGGCCCGCCGCGGTGCCGCCGGCCGCGCCGCCGGCGCCGGCGGCCTCCGGGGAGCCCGGGCTGACCGCGCTGCTCACCGAGGCGCGGCGGCAGTCGGAGACCCTGCGGCCGCACGCGCTCCAGGCGTGGGCGGCGGTGGCGCGGGCCGCCGGGGACACCGAACTGGAGCCGCGTGACCGCGCGGAGATCGCCGACCACGAGGCGATGGCCCGGGGCCCCGAGGGCATCCCCTTGTTCGAGCGCGCGGCCCGGCTGTACGCGGAGGCGGGCGACCCCGGGGAGGCCCTGGCGGCACGCGCGCGGGGAGCGTACGTACGCGCTCTGTCGGGCGAGGTCGAGCCGGCCCTGACCACGGTCGCCGTGCTGTACGACGAGGTGCTCGCGCTGTACGCCGACGAGGGCACGGGAGTGCGCCAGACGGCATCGGTGGCGATGAGCCGGGCCCGCGTCCTGATGCGCCGGGTCCACGCGGCGGTGGAGGCGGACGCGGGGACGGGCGGCGCGGGCGTGGACGCCGCGGGCATCGCCGCCGACGGGCCGCGCGCGGACGCCGGCCGGGAGGCCGTGGCCTCCCGGCCGGCCGACGCGGGCGCGGGGACCGGAGGGACCGGTGCCGGTGCCCGGCGACCCGGTGCGGATCTCCCCCGTGCCGTCGCCGAGGCCGAGGCGGCCGTGCGGGAGGTGCTGGCGCTCGTCGAGGGGCGCGGCGGGGGCGAGGTGCGGCTGGCGGCGCGGGCCGCCGAGGCACGGGGGATGCTCGCCGAGCTGGCCGGGCTCACCGGGAACGCGCGGCGGGCGGCGGAGCTGTTCCGGCGGGCCGCCGACGGGTACGCGGCCGCCGGGGTGCCGTGGTTCGCGGTGGAGTACGAGGTCCAGGTCGCCGCCCTCGCCCACCAGGCCGGTGACCTCACCGGGGCCGAGCGCGCGCTGCGGGCGGCGCTGGAGCACGGCGGGCCGTACGTGGAGCCGGTCGGACGGGCACAACTGCACCTCCAGCTCGCCGAGGTGCTCGGTGCGCTGGACGCGCCCGGCGAGGCCTCCGAGCACGCGCTGGAGGCCGCGCACTGGGCCGACGAGGCGGGCGAGGGCGGCACCGTGGGCGCCTGGGCGCGGCAGCGGCTGGGCGGGTTCCTGCTGCGCCGGGGCCGGTACGAGGAGGCCGCCGAGGTGCTCCGGTCCGCGCTGGCCGACCTGAGCCCGGGCACGCACGGCGACGAGGCGGTGGTCCAGGCCCGCTGGTGGCTCGGGGACTGTCTGGGCGAGCTGGGCGAGCACCGGGCGGCCGCCGAGGAGCGGCTCGGGGCGGCCGAGCTGGCCCGGCACTGGCCCGAGCAGCAGGACCACGCCACGCTCGCCCACCTCGCCGCGGAGTCGCTGGGCAGCGCCGGTCTGACGGCCGAGGCGGACCGGGCCTACGCGCGCGCGGGCGAGCTGTGGCGCGCGCTCGGCAACGCCCCGTTCCTGGTCCGTTCGCTGCGCGCCCGGGCCTGGCTGGCGCTGGGCGGCGAGTCCGGGTCGGCGTCCGCCCGGGCGCTGATGACGCAGGCGGTACGGGCGTGCGAGACGGCGCTGGCCGCCGCCCGGGGCCCGGACCGGGCCGAGCTGGCCGAGGAACTCGGCGACACGCACCGGCAGTTCGCCGAGCTGCTGGCCCGCTCGGCGTCCGAGGAGGCCGAGGACGCGGCGATCCGGGCCGCGTTCGAGGCGGCGCTCGGGCAGATGAGCCGGGCCGCGGCGGTGTTCACCACGCTCGGCGAGGCCGGGCTGCACGGCCGTACCGGCGCGGAACTGGGCGCGGGCTGGCTGGAGGCCGACCTCGGCCGTCCGCGGCGGGCACAGGCACGCGCGCGTGCGGTGCTCGCGGTCTACGCGGGCGCCGACGAGGCGGACGAGACGGTGCGGGCCCGGCGGGAGGAGGCGGCCCAGATGCTCCAGGCGACCCAGGAGGGAACACCTCCGGAACGGCCCTGAGCCGCCTGCCGGCTCACTCCACCCCGATCAGCAGCAGTGCTCCTTGCCGGCCGCCGTGGTAGACCACCGTGTCCACGGCGAGGTAGGACTCCCGAACGCGTGTCTCCAGACGGGCGGCGACGGTGTCGGGTGCCTCGTCGCCGACGACGAGGGTGACCAGTTCGCCGCCGGACTGGAGCATGCGGTCCAGGACGGTGCGGGCGGTCGCGGTGACATCGGTGCCGATCACCGCGACATCGCCGTCGATCAGACCGAGCACGTCCCCGGCCTGGCAGATGCCGGCCGTCGTCCAGGACTGGCGCTCGGCGACGACGACCTCGGCGTACCGGGTGGCGCCCGCCGCCGAGGTCATCTGGACGACGTCCTCGTCGAACCGGCGCCGGGGCTCGTGCACGGCGAGCGCGGCGATGCCCTGGACCGCCGAGCGGGTCGGGATCAGGGCCACCCGGATGCCCTCGGTGCGGGCCTGCTCGGCCGCGGCGGCGGCCGTGTGGCGCAGCTCGGCGTCGTTCGGCAGCAGGACCACCTCGCGCGCGTGGGCCCGCCGTACGGCCTGCACCAGTTCCCCGCTGGCGGGCGGCTCCCCGGGGCGCGCGAGGACGGTGGTCGCGCCGGCCTCGCCGTACAGCCCGGCCAGTCCCTCGCCGGGTACGACGGCGACGACCGCGCGCTGGGCGGGCGCGCGGGAGGGGCGCTCACGGCCGGGAGGCGCCTCGCCGTGTCCCAGGGGCGTGATCCGGATGCGGTAGGGGCGGCCGGCCTCCACTCCGGCCTCCACGGCGGCGCCGGCGTCGTCGACGTGCACGTGGACGTGGACGTTCCACAGTCCGTCGCCGCCGACCACGACCAGGCAGTCCCCGAGGGCGTCGAGCCGGTCGCGCAGCCGGGCCACGGCCGCGTCGTCGGCCTCCAGCAGGTAGATCACCTCGAAGGCGGGCCCGCCGGCGTCGGCCCGGCCGGCACCGGCGTCCGCGCCGGCGGTCTCGGCCGCGTCGAGAGCCGGGTCGGCGTCGGAGGCCGGGTCCGTACCGGGACCGGCCTCACGCGCACCGGCGGCTCCGGCGGCCGGAGCGCACCCCGGCCTCTCCCGCACCGCCTCCCCCGTGACCGCCTCGACCAGTGCCCCCAGCACCGCCACCAGACCCCGGCCGCCCGCGTCGACCACCCCGGCCCGCCGCAGCACGCCCAGCTGGTCCGGGGTCGCCGCCAGGGCGGTCCGCGCGCCCTCGTAGGCGGCCCGGGCGACCGTCCGGCAGTCGCCGCCGGCCTCCTCGGCGGCGTGCGCGGCGGCCGAGGCGACCGTCAGCACCGTGCCCTCGACGGGATGGGCCACGGCCTGCCGGGCGGAGTCGGCGGCCCGGCGCAGGGCCAGCCGCAGCACCGGGCCGTCGGCGCGGGAGTCGGAAGCGGCGGAGGACGCCTCCCCGGTCCCGGCGAGCACCTGGGCCATGCCCCGCAGCAGCTGCGCGAGGATCGTCCCTGAGTTGCCCCGGGCCCCGATCAGCGCCCCGTGCGCCATCGCCCGGACCGCGTCGGCGAGGGAGGGCTCCGCGCAGCCGGTCTCGTACCCGGCGAACACCGCCTCCACGGCCGTGGCCGCCGACTCCAGGGTCAGGTACAGGTTGGTCCCGGTGTCGCCGTCGGCCACCGGGTAGACATTGATCGCGTCGATCTCCTCGCGGGCACCGCCCAGTGCCCGCAGCGCCAGAGAGCACCAGGTGCGCACCGCGAGAGCATCGAAGAATGTCTGCGGCACCTGCGCCACCTGCGCCTCCCTGACCCGGTCGTACGTGGGACGCAGCGTAGACCCCGGGCCGCTGCCTTCCGGAAGCGGGCCGGGAGCGGGTGTCTGATCAGCCATGGTAGTTTCGTTGTACTGGCGCAGCCGTTGTATGCTGCTCCGGTTGCCCGATCCCGATCGGGCCATTCCCCCTGGCAGCGCCACTCAGATCACAGGTCTTAGGATCTCGGTCCCGGCATGCCGGGATCAACCGTAAGTGCATCTGAAGTCTTTGGAGTGACCCGTGGCTGCCAACTGCGACGTCTGCGGCAAGGGGCCGGGCTTCGGCAACAACATCTCGCACTCGCACCGCCGTACGTCCCGTCGCTGGAACCCGAACATCCAGCGTGTGCGTACCGTGGTCGGCGGGACGCCGAAGCGCGTGAACGCTTGCACCTCGTGCATCAAGGCCGGCAAGGTCTCGCGCTGACGCTCAGCTGAGCGCGCGGCCACTGTCTGGTTCGCTGCACAGAGCCGGTCCACCCTTGGGTGGACCGGCTTTTTGCCGTACCTCCGTAACCCCGTAGCCCCGTCCCGCCCGTAACCCCCGTCACGCCCGAGGCGCGTCCCTCCTGAGCGCCCAGCCGTGGTCCACCGGCCCGATCCCGGCGCCGAGGGCGAACCCGGCGGCGATCGCGCCGGTGACGTACTCCTTGGCCGCCGTGACCGCCTCCGGCACGGACTTGCCCAGGGCCAGCCCGCAGGCGATCGCGGACGCGAGGGTGCAGCCGGTGCCGTGGGTGTGCCGGTTGTCGTGGCGGGGCGCGCGCAGCAGGTGCTCCTGCGAGCCGTCGGTGAGCAGGTCCACGGCGTCCCCGGACAGATGCCCGCCCTTGATCAGCACCCAGCGCGGTCCGTACGCCAGCACGGCCGCCGCGGCCCGGCGCAGATCCGCCTCGGACTCCACCCGTATCCCGGTGAGTTGCGCCACTTCGTCCAGGTTGGGAGTGGCCACGGTCGCGGCGGGCAGCAGCTCGGTGCGGACGGCGTCCAGCGCGGAGGCGGCCAGCAGCGGATCGCCGTGCTTGGAGACGCCCACCGGGTCCACCACGGCCGGCGCGTCCGTGCCGGAGATCAGTTCGGCGACCGTCGCGACCAGTTCCGCGGAGGCCAGCATGCCGGTCTTCACGGCCTGGACGCCGATGTCGTCCACGACGCTGCGGTACTGGGCCCGCACCGCCGCCGCCGGCAGCTCCCAGGCGCCCTGGACGCCGAGGGAGTTCTGCGCGGTCACCGCGGTGAGCACGCTCATGCCGTGCACGCCGTGCGCCAGCATCGTCTTCAGGTCGGCCTGGATCCCGGCCCCGCCGCCGGAGTCGGAGCCCGCCACCGTGAGCACCCTGGTGATCACGACTCGATGTCCCCGAAGTGGTCCCAGCCGCCCTTGCTGGTCCACGGCGCCCCGTCGACCGTCACCTGGGGCAGCGCGGAGGGGTTGAGGACCTCGCCGATGACCTTCCAGCGGGCCGGCAGCTTGGTGTCGGACGGGAAGGTGGCCACGATCGCGTGGTCCTCTCCCCCGGTCAGCACCCACTGCAACGCGTCCACGCCGACGGCCTGGCCGATGTCGTGCATCTGCGTCGGGATGTCGATGGCGCCGGAGCGGATGTCGATGCGGACCTTGCTGGCCTCGGCGATGTGCCCGAGGTCGGCGATCAGGCCGTCGCTCACGTCGCACATCGCGGTGGCGCCGAGCGCGGCGGCGGCCGGACCGGCGTGGTACGGCGGCTCGGGACGCCGGTGGGCCTCCACGAACGCGCGCGGCGAGCGGAAGCCGCGGGCGAGCACCGCGTACCCGGCCGCGGACCAGCCCAGCCAGCCGGTGACGGCCACCAGGTCGCCGGGCTGGGCGCCGGCCCGGGTGACGGGCTCGTGGTTGCGCAGATCGCCGAGCGCGGTGATCGACACCATGATCGTGTCGCCGCGTACGACGTCCCCGCCGACCACGGAGGCGCCGGCGACCTGGCACTCGTCGCGCAGGCCGTCCATCAGCTCGGTGGGCCAGGTGACCGGCAGCTCGGCCGGGACGACCAGGCCGAGCAGCAGCGCGGTCGGCACCGCGCCCATCGCGGCGATGTCGGCGAGGTTCTGCGCGGCGGCCTTGCGGCCCACGTCGTAGGCGGTGGACCAGTCGCGGCGGAAGTGCCGGCCCTCCAGCAGGATGTCGGTGCTCGCCACGACCCGGCGGTCGGGCGCGGCGACCACCGCGGCGTCGTCGCCGGGGCCGACCCGGACCGCCGCGGTGGTGGTGAGACGGGAGGTGAGCTCCCTGATGAGCCCGAACTCCCCGAGCTCACCAACAGTGCCCTTCATGTCCCTTGGCTCCCCTTCTCTCCCATGCCGTGCCCGGTCGCGCGTCTTCAGTGTCCCCGATACGGTCGAGGTGTCCGTCGTCGCGGTCGCCCCCGGCCGACGACGCGGCCGTGGTGACCGTTCGTACGGTCCGGGTGACCGTCACCGTCCGTCGTGCCCGCGCCCTGCCGCGCAAGCCCGCATCCCGGAGGTCTCCCCGCGAAGCGCGGCGACGCGATACCGTGGCGTTCCTTTTCCCCACATGATCCTCGTGGCCGCCCTGGAGGTTCCGTGGTACAGGCGTACATCCTGATCCAGACGGAGGTCGGCAAGGCGTCGACCGTCGCCGAGACGATCAGCAAGCTCCCTGGAGTGATCCAGGCCGAGGACGTGACGGGTCCGTACGACGTGATCGTGCGCGCCCAGTCCGAGACGGTCGACGAACTCGGCCGCATGGTGGTCGCGAAGGTCCAGCAGGTGGACGGCATCACGCGCACCCTGACCTGTCCGGTCGTGCATCTGTAGCCCCCGTCTACGCTTGGCCGGTGAACATCTTCCGTCACCGGCCTCTCGGCCTGCTCCTACCGGCCCTGCTCGTCGCGGTCGCGGGCTGCTCCGCGGCGGACGGCAGCGACACCGTGACGGCACCCACCCCCGACGCACGGACCGCCCCGCTCTGCCGGGACCTGGACAAGGCGCTGCCACGGAAGGTGGACGGACAGCCCCGCCGGGACCCGGAACCCCCGTCCGCCTACACGGCGGCCTGGGGAAGCCCGGCGATCATACTGCGCTGCGGCATCGTTCGGCCGCCCAAGATGGTCGACGAGAAGGTGGCCCTCGGCGAGGATCCGAACGCGGTCGGCGGCGGCGTGAACGGCGTCGACTGGCTGATGGAGAAGCAGGACGACGGCACCTGGCGGTTCACCACGTCCGAGCGCCGCGCGTATGTGCAGGTGACCTTGCCGGAGAAGCTGTCCGGGCCGGACGACAGCGCGCAGGTGCTGACGGACCTGGCGGCGGCCGTGAAGAAGGCGATCCCGGAGGGGATCGCCTCCATGCGGCACTGACCCGGACGCGGGCTCAGCGCAGGCCGGTCGGGCGGCGCAGCGCCGCCTGCACCAGACGGTCGACCAGCTCCGGATAGCTCACGCCCGTCGCCTGCCACATCTGCGGGTACATGGAGATCGGCGTGAAGCCGGGCATGGTGTTGATCTCGTTGATGACGAACTCGCCGTCCTCGGTGAGGAAGAAGTCCGCGCGGACCAGGCCCTCGCAGGAGGCCGCCTCGAACGCCTCGACCGCGAGCCGCCGCACCTCGGCGGTCTGCTCCTCGGTGAGCGGGGCCGGGACGACGCCGGGCGTGGAGTCGATGTACTTGGCCTCGAAGTCGTAGTACGCGTGGGCGTCCGGCGGCGGGATCTCGGCCGGGACGGAGGCGCGCGGGCCGTCCTCGAACTCCAGGACGCCGCACTCGATCTCGCGGCCCCGCAGGGCGGCCTCGACAAGGATCTTCGGGTCGTGCCGCCGCGCCTCGGCGATGGCCTCGTCCAGCCCGGCGAGGTCGTCGACCTTGGTGATGCCGATGGACGAGCCCGCGCGCGCGGGCTTCACGAACAGCGGCCAGCCGTGCTCGCCGGCGAGGTCGATGATCTTCTTGCGGGCGGCGGAGGCGTCCCGCTCCCACTCGCGCGGCCGGATCACCACGTACGGGCCGACCTTGAGCCCGAAGGAGGTGAACACCCGCTTCATGTACTCCTTGTCCTGGCCGACGGCCGAGGAGAGCACGCCCGAGCCGACGTAGGGCACCCCGGACAGCTCCAGCAGACCCTGGAGGGTGCCGTCCTCGCCGTAGGGGCCGTGCAGCACCGGGAAGACCACGTCGACCTCGCCGAGCGCCTTGGGCACGGAGCCGGGCTCGCTGTAGACGACCTCGCGGCTGGTGGGGTCGACGGGGAGCACCACGCCGCCCTCGTGCGCCTCCGCGAGGTCGTCGACCTCGGGGGTGCGGCGGTCGGTGATGGCCATCCGCTCCGGCTCGTCGGCGGTGAGCACCCAACGGCCCTCCCGCGTGATGCCGATCGGCAGGACGTCGTACTTCGTCCGGTCGATGGCCGTGAGGACCGCGCCGGCGGTGACCATGGAGATCCCGTGTTCGGAGCTGCGCCCGCCGAACACGACGGCCACGCGCGGCTTGCGCGCCGGCTGCTCGGGGTTCTGGGGAAGGTTCTTGGTGCTCATATCGCGTTGAGCGTACCTGTAGGTAGTCGGCAAGTCAGCGCGCGCTCCCGGGCCGTCGCTCAGCGTCGCACGGATGGTCGCGGAGCGTCGCGGACGGCCTGGTACGGGCCCGTGCGGGGCCGGTTTCAGCGGCGTTCGGGCTTGGCGCTGCGCGCCATCAGCTCCTTGAGCGCGGCGACCGGCGACTTGCCCTCGTGCACGATCTCGACGACCGTCTCGGTGATGGGCATGTCGACGCCGTGCCGGCGGGCCAGATCCAGCACGGACTCGCAGGACTTGACGCCCTCGGCGGTCTGCCTGGTGACGGCGATGGTCTCCTGGAGGGTCATGCCCTTGCCGAGGTTGGTGCCGAAGGTGTGGTTGCGGGACAGCGGCGAGGAGCAGGTGGCCACCAGGTCGCCCAGGCCCGCGAGTCCGGAGAAGGTCAGCGGGTCGGCGCCCATCGCGAGGCCGAGCCGGGTGGTCTCGGCGAGGCCGCGGGTGATGAGCGAGCCCTTGGCGTTGTCGCCGAGTCCCATGCCGTCGGCGATGCCGACCGCGAGCCCGATGACGTTCTTGACCGCGCCGGCCAGTTCGCAGCCGACGACGTCGGTGTTGGTGTACGGCCGGAAGTACGGCGCGTGGCAGGCGGCCTGGAGCCGCTGGGCGACGCGCTCGTCGGTGCAGGCCACGACGGCCAGGGCGGGCATGCGGGCGGCGATCTCACGGGCCAGGTTGGGCCCGGTGACGACCGCGATCCGGTCGGCGCCGACCTTGGCGACGTCCTCGACGACCTCGCTCATCCGCATGGTGGAGCCGAGTTCGACGCCCTTCATCAGCGAGACGAGGACGGTGTCCGGCGCCAGCAGCGGGGACCACGCGGCGAGGTTCTCGCGCAGGGTCTGGGAGGGGATCGCGAGCACGGTGAAGTCCGCGCCGGCGAGCGCCTCGGCCGCGTCGGCGGTGGCGCGCAGGTTCTCCGGCAGCTCCACGCCGGGCAGGTAGTCGGGGTTGGTCCGGGTGGAGTTGACCGCCTCGGCCAGCTGCGGCCGACGGGCCCACAGGGTCACGTCGCAGCCGGCGTCGGCGAGCACCATGCCGAAGGCGGTGCCCCACGAACCGGTGCCCATGACGGCCGCCCGCACAGGCTTGCTCACTTGCTCTGCCCTTCCGTCTGCCTGCCCCGCGCCTGCGTCTGCGCCTGGGTGCGGCGCCGCTGCTCGATCCGCTCACGGCGCGGGTCGTACGGCGTCTCGGGCGCCTTCTCGCCGCGGATCTCCTCCAGCAGGCGGGTGATGGCCGCCATGATGACCTCGGTGGCCTCCTTCAGCACGTCCGGGGTCATCTCCCTGCCGTAGAAACGGGAGAGGTCCACGGGCGGGCCGGCCAGCACGCGGTGCGTCTTGCGCGGGAAGAGGTCCGGCTTCCTGGCGTACGGCGGCAGCAGTTCGTTGGCGCCCCACTGCGCGACCGGGATGACCGGGCAGCGGGTCTCCAGGGCGACCCGGGCGGCGCCGGTCTTGCCGGTCATGGGCCAGCCGTTCGGATCGCGGGTGAGGGTGCCCTCGGGATAGAAGGCGACGCACTCGCCGCGCTCGACGGCGTCGATGGCGGCCCGGAAGGCGCTGAGCGCGTCCGTGGACTCGCGGTAGACGGGGATCTGTCCGGTACCGCGCATCGCGGCGCCGACGAATCCCTTCTTGAAAAGGCCGCTCTTCGCCAGGAATCGCGGGACCCGTCCGGTGTTGTACTGATAGTGCGCGTATGCGAAGGGGTCCACGTGGGAATTGTGGTTCACCACGGTGATAAATCCGCCCTCGGCCGGAATGTGCTCCATTCCACGCCAGTCCCGCTTGATCAGAACCACCAGCGGCGGTTTGCAGATCACCGCGGCGAAGCGGTACCAGAAGCCGATTCTGCGGCGGGGCACAAGGACACCTTCCTCTAGGACTGCCACCCCGGCGGGGGCCGCACAAGTGTGGCCCTGGGCCGCCGGTCTGTCGAGAACACCGTACGCCCCGCTTCCCGGCGCACCTCAGAGCCCGGGGGACAATGAACGGGACGAGAGAGGGACGGTACGCCGGTGCAGTGGACCTTGGTCATCCCGCTGAAGCCCCTGGCCCGGGCCAAGAGCAGGCTCGCGGACGCCGTCGGCGACGGGGAGCGCCCGGGGCTGGTGCTGGCGTTCGCGCAGGACACGGTGGGCGCGGCACTGGCCTGCGCCGAGGTCTCGGATGTGGCGGTCGTCACGGACGACGAGCTGGCCGGACGGGAGCTGGCGGCGCTGGGCGCGCGGATCGTCCCGGACGTCCCCGGCGGCGGCCTGAACGCCGCGCTGGCCCATGGTGCGGCCGTCGTACGGGAAAACCGTCCCGGCGCCGCGGTCGCGGCCCTGAACGCGGATCTGCCGGCCCTGCGCCCCGCGGAACTGTCCCGGGTGCTGGCCGCCGCCACGGAATTCCCCCGGGCTTTTCTGCCG comes from Streptomyces sp. SCL15-4 and encodes:
- a CDS encoding tetratricopeptide repeat protein, with product MSGITDIDALRQALAENSEEPEGPARNARAEELLAEAERLDVPLAVIEALGHQLRVYHHSSEKDKMFVPFARLLRMWDERPEDFDEYETHSLHWVFKWMSAGMLDQPHIPLDSIEKWLGEMERRYRLAGHSERAVRGAEFSVAAHIGDLPRARRAYAAWLAADRDAMADCPACELRRQGGWQVRCGRDAEALRLWRPVLEGEFACAHEPHSVLASSLAPLLRLGRLEEARAHHLRGFRLVRPMESMRAAYADHVEFCALTGNEARGLELLAERPAYFTDTGHPRSGLDFLAVVALLMDRLAERGLGGQRVPGPAGRTWTARELAAHARGAATELAARFDHRNGTSAVGDRVRARMDQRPLVERLPLGIRAVRPAAVPPAAPPAPAASGEPGLTALLTEARRQSETLRPHALQAWAAVARAAGDTELEPRDRAEIADHEAMARGPEGIPLFERAARLYAEAGDPGEALAARARGAYVRALSGEVEPALTTVAVLYDEVLALYADEGTGVRQTASVAMSRARVLMRRVHAAVEADAGTGGAGVDAAGIAADGPRADAGREAVASRPADAGAGTGGTGAGARRPGADLPRAVAEAEAAVREVLALVEGRGGGEVRLAARAAEARGMLAELAGLTGNARRAAELFRRAADGYAAAGVPWFAVEYEVQVAALAHQAGDLTGAERALRAALEHGGPYVEPVGRAQLHLQLAEVLGALDAPGEASEHALEAAHWADEAGEGGTVGAWARQRLGGFLLRRGRYEEAAEVLRSALADLSPGTHGDEAVVQARWWLGDCLGELGEHRAAAEERLGAAELARHWPEQQDHATLAHLAAESLGSAGLTAEADRAYARAGELWRALGNAPFLVRSLRARAWLALGGESGSASARALMTQAVRACETALAAARGPDRAELAEELGDTHRQFAELLARSASEEAEDAAIRAAFEAALGQMSRAAAVFTTLGEAGLHGRTGAELGAGWLEADLGRPRRAQARARAVLAVYAGADEADETVRARREEAAQMLQATQEGTPPERP
- a CDS encoding DAK2 domain-containing protein; amino-acid sequence: MAQVPQTFFDALAVRTWCSLALRALGGAREEIDAINVYPVADGDTGTNLYLTLESAATAVEAVFAGYETGCAEPSLADAVRAMAHGALIGARGNSGTILAQLLRGMAQVLAGTGEASSAASDSRADGPVLRLALRRAADSARQAVAHPVEGTVLTVASAAAHAAEEAGGDCRTVARAAYEGARTALAATPDQLGVLRRAGVVDAGGRGLVAVLGALVEAVTGEAVRERPGCAPAAGAAGAREAGPGTDPASDADPALDAAETAGADAGAGRADAGGPAFEVIYLLEADDAAVARLRDRLDALGDCLVVVGGDGLWNVHVHVHVDDAGAAVEAGVEAGRPYRIRITPLGHGEAPPGRERPSRAPAQRAVVAVVPGEGLAGLYGEAGATTVLARPGEPPASGELVQAVRRAHAREVVLLPNDAELRHTAAAAAEQARTEGIRVALIPTRSAVQGIAALAVHEPRRRFDEDVVQMTSAAGATRYAEVVVAERQSWTTAGICQAGDVLGLIDGDVAVIGTDVTATARTVLDRMLQSGGELVTLVVGDEAPDTVAARLETRVRESYLAVDTVVYHGGRQGALLLIGVE
- the rpmB gene encoding 50S ribosomal protein L28 — protein: MAANCDVCGKGPGFGNNISHSHRRTSRRWNPNIQRVRTVVGGTPKRVNACTSCIKAGKVSR
- the thiD gene encoding bifunctional hydroxymethylpyrimidine kinase/phosphomethylpyrimidine kinase gives rise to the protein MITRVLTVAGSDSGGGAGIQADLKTMLAHGVHGMSVLTAVTAQNSLGVQGAWELPAAAVRAQYRSVVDDIGVQAVKTGMLASAELVATVAELISGTDAPAVVDPVGVSKHGDPLLAASALDAVRTELLPAATVATPNLDEVAQLTGIRVESEADLRRAAAAVLAYGPRWVLIKGGHLSGDAVDLLTDGSQEHLLRAPRHDNRHTHGTGCTLASAIACGLALGKSVPEAVTAAKEYVTGAIAAGFALGAGIGPVDHGWALRRDAPRA
- a CDS encoding thiamine-phosphate kinase, encoding MKGTVGELGEFGLIRELTSRLTTTAAVRVGPGDDAAVVAAPDRRVVASTDILLEGRHFRRDWSTAYDVGRKAAAQNLADIAAMGAVPTALLLGLVVPAELPVTWPTELMDGLRDECQVAGASVVGGDVVRGDTIMVSITALGDLRNHEPVTRAGAQPGDLVAVTGWLGWSAAGYAVLARGFRSPRAFVEAHRRPEPPYHAGPAAAALGATAMCDVSDGLIADLGHIAEASKVRIDIRSGAIDIPTQMHDIGQAVGVDALQWVLTGGEDHAIVATFPSDTKLPARWKVIGEVLNPSALPQVTVDGAPWTSKGGWDHFGDIES